The following coding sequences are from one Eucalyptus grandis isolate ANBG69807.140 chromosome 11, ASM1654582v1, whole genome shotgun sequence window:
- the LOC104425500 gene encoding LOW QUALITY PROTEIN: homeobox-leucine zipper protein HOX11 (The sequence of the model RefSeq protein was modified relative to this genomic sequence to represent the inferred CDS: inserted 1 base in 1 codon): protein MVFSFLKVHHALFLFIIGFFCSFFLYLFFSDRPFVSLFLSVRARAMELALTLGDTSKPFSFLDKAPKMAGDKESGNRDLGFCMGLGVSGRSSRGGGDEEEDGDGDKRESPATDRRHHQQHHPPSTLLQLHLLPFSPTNPRNSHHSHKPSTSQFRLPWLTDHLGSEPESSGGAGRGLDVNRFPAAEEAEQSSPNSALSSFQMEFGIRSGGGAGFRSGSHKRVDMEGDNERDCSRGSDDDDNGLTRKKLRLSKEQSAFLEESFKEHNTLNPKQKLALAKQLNLRPRQVEVWFQNRRARTKLKQTEIDCEYLKRCCETLTEENRRLQKELQELRALKTSQPFYMQLPATTLTMCPSCERVATTTAPASAASSPAAAAAAAAPPLAKPKPRTYPFPHAPSSTXLPQAQPQAHQAAS, encoded by the exons AtggtcttttcctttttaaaagtCCATCAcgccctctttctcttcatcatCGGCTTCTTCTGCTCCTTCTTCCTGTACTTGTTCTTCTCCGACCGCCCCTttgtctctctgtttctctctgtgcgcgcgcgcgcgatGGAGCTAGCTCTGACTTTAGGGGACACGTCGAAGCCGTTCTCGTTCCTCGACAAGGCCCCCAAGATGGCCGGGGACAAGGAGAGCGGCAACCGGGACCTGGGGTTCTGCATGGGGTTGGGGGTAAGTGGAAGGTCCTCgagaggcggcggcgacgaggaggaggacggtGATGGTGACAAGAGAGAGAGTCCGGCGACGGATCGGCGCCACCACCAACAACACCATCCGCCTTCGACTCTTCTTCAGCTCCATCTCTTGCCTTTCTCTCCGACAAATCCCAGGAACAGCCACCACAGCCACAAGCCCTCCACCTCTCAGTTTCGGCTTCCGTGGCTCACCGATCACT TGGGGTCCGAGCCGGAATCTTCGGGCGGGGCCGGCAGGGGCCTGGACGTGAACCGGTTcccggcggcggaggaggcggagcaGTCGTCGCCGAACAGCGCGCTGTCGTCGTTTCAGATGGAGTTCGGCATCAGAAGCGGCGGCGGGGCAGGATTTAGGAGCGGCAGCCACAAGAGGGTCGACATGGAAGGAGACAACGAGAGGGACTGTTCGAGAGgcagcgacgacgacgacaacggCCTGACCCGGAAGAAGCTCAGGCTCTCCAAGGAACAGTCGGCTTTCCTCGAGGAGAGCTTCAAGGAACACAACACCCTCAATCCC AAGCAGAAGCTAGCTTTGGCGAAACAGCTGAATCTCCGCCCTCGCCAAGTCGAGGTGTGGTTCCAGAACAGAAGAGCCAG GACGAAGTTGAAGCAGACGGAGATCGACTGCGAGTACCTGAAGAGGTGCTGCGAGACGCTGACGGAGGAGAACCGGCGGCTCCAGAAGGAGCTCCAGGAGCTCCGGGCGCTCAAAACCTCCCAGCCCTTCTACATGCAGCTCCCCGCCACCACTCTCACCATGTGCCCCTCCTGCGAGCGCGTCGCCACCACCACCGCgcccgcctccgccgcctcctccccagcggcggcggcggcggcggcggccccgCCCCTCGCCAAGCCGAAGCCCAGAACGTACCCGTTCCCCCACGCCCCCAGCTCCA ACCTCCCCCAGGCCCAACCCCAGGCCCACCAGGCCGCCTCCTGA
- the LOC104425501 gene encoding DNA-3-methyladenine glycosylase, whose amino-acid sequence MFAIERMRVPPNKNIPKTCSRSLSPSQLPMKTRAAAANRNARRRGGPGNSPSRASDHAESLKPRTGRRTRPIAAPKAASPGSQLQLPQRPIGAPPSSSSLDQFKILSREFFQIDALDLAPRLLGKFLRRDDVVLQITEVEAYRPNDSACHGRFGITARTAPVFGPGGHAYVYRCYGLHTMLNVVADKEGVGAAVLIRSCAPVSGLETIQKRRSQETEKPVLLAGPGKVGQALGLSTDWSSHPLYTPGGLEILDGPKPENILIGPRVGIEYALPDDVNALWRFAIAGSAWVSSPRNTLRLPGL is encoded by the exons ATGTTCGCGATCGAACGAATGCGAGTTCCTCCGAACAAGAACATCCCCAAGACCTGTTCccgttctctctctccgtcGCAGCTCCCGATGAagacgagggcggcggcggcgaatcGCAATGCCAGGCGGCGCGGGGGACCCGGGAACTCGCCGAGCCGAGCGAGCGATCACGCCGAGTCGCTCAAACCTCGGACGGGCCGGCGGACCAGGCCGATCGCCGCCCCGAAAGCGGCGAGTCCCGGAAGTCAGCTTCAACTTCCGCAGCGACCCATTGGAGCTCCGCCCTCGAGCTCGTCCCTCGACCAGTTCAAGATTCTCTCACGGGAATTTTTTCAAATAGATGCTCTGGACCTCGCGCCGCGGTTGCTGGGGAAGTTCCTGAGGCGAGACGACGTTGTTCTTCAGATTACTGAG GTGGAAGCTTATCGGCCAAATGATTCAGCTTGCCATGGTCGATTTGGCATTACGGCAAGGACAGCACCAGTT TTTGGACCAGGAGGACATGCGTATGTGTATCGCTGCTATGGTCTCCACACAATGCTTAATGTTGTAGCAGACAAGGAAGGAGTTGGAGCGGCTGTCCTGATTCGCTCTTGTGCTCCAGTTAGTG GGCTAGAGACCATCCAGAAACGTAGGAGTCAGGAAACGGAGAAGCCTGTGCTACTTGCCGGGCCTGGCAAG GTTGGCCAAGCACTAGGACTTTCAACTGACTGGTCGAGCCATCCCCTTTATACTCCTG GTGGTTTAGAAATCCTAGATGGGCCAAAGCCGGAAAATATACTGATTGGTCCACGTGTGGGCATCGAATATGCCTTGCCCGATGATGTCAACGCACTATGGAGATTCGCCATCGCAGGTTCAGCTTGGGTAAGTTCCCCGAGAAACACTCTAAGGCTACCTGGATTATAG
- the LOC104425502 gene encoding gamma-tubulin complex component 3, translating into MEEEDQHKVADLVKELVLRLLSRSPAGGGGGDPAAPPDPVHLQSSLRYAFRILSSRLAPSVAPDAAALAESIKRRLATQGKSAQALGFADLYAKFASKTGPGSVNNKWAVLYLLKIVAEDRNSASGGLDFAGPLPNLDSFEAELGGKSRVSRDGEGERNGWSNGVLLVAKDPENLRDMAFKEYANLVKEENEVSEEVLVRDVLYACQGIDGKYVKFGTVVDGYILSDLVKVPRATRTMVRKLCELGWLFRKVKGYISECMDRFPAEDVGTVGQAFCAALQDELSEYYKLLAVLEAQSMNPIPLVSETASSDNYLSLRRLSVWLAEPMVKMRLMAVLVDKCRVLRGGAMAGAIHLHAQHGDPLVHEFMRCLLRRVCSPLFEMVRSWVLEGELEDNFAELFIVGQPVKAESLWREGYRLHAGMLPSFISPSLAQRILRTGKSINFLRVCCEDRGWADAATEAASAAGTTTRRGSLGYGETEALESLVDEAAKRIDKHLLDVMYNRYKFKEHCLAIKQYLLLGQGDFVQYLMDIVWPELSEPANTISSFKLAGLLESAVRSSNAQYDDPEILDRLRVKMMPHGSGDRGWDVFSLHYDPRVPLDTIFTESVMAKYLKIFNFLWKLRRVEHALIGAWKTMKPNCITSRAFLKLQRAVKLQLLSTLRRCQVLWNEMNHFVTNLQYYIMFEVLEVSWSNFSNEIEAAKDLDDLLAAHDKYLTSIVEKSLLGERSQTLHKSLFVLFDLILRFRSHADRLYEGIYELQARTGNSSLPSRDKSKTRKQKNDQSSEPGSLITDGRKALTQRAGDFLQNMRQDLDAISKEYTSLLEGFLSQLPLQQHVDLKFLMFRLDFTEFYSWSGLSK; encoded by the exons atggaggaagaggacCAGCACAAGGTCGCAGATCTAGTCAAGGAGCTcgtcctccgcctcctctcccGTAGccccgccggcggcggcggcggcgacccgGCCGCTCCGCCCGACCCGGTCCACCTCCAGAGCTCCCTCCGCTACGCCTTCCGCATCCTCTCCAGCCGCCTCGCCCCCTCCGTCGCCCCCGACGCCGCCGCCCTCGCCGAGTCCATCAAGCGCCGCCTCGCCACCCAGGGTAAGTCCGCTCAGGCCCTCGGCTTCGCCGATCTGTACGCCAAGTTCGCCTCCAAGACCGGCCCCGGCAGCGTCAACAACAAGTGGGCGGTGCTCTACTTGCTCAAAATCGTGGCCGAGGATCGGAACAGCGCCAGCGGCGGGCTCGATTTCGCGGGGCCGCTGCCCAATTTGGATTCGTTCGAGGCCGAATTGGGGGGAAAATCGAGGGTTTCGCGGGACGGGGAAGGCGAGAGGAATGGTTGGAGTAATGGGGTTTTGTTGGTCGCCAAGGACCCCGAGAATTTGCGCGACATGGCGTTCAAGGAGTACGCCAACTTAGTGAAGGAAGAAAACGAGGTGTCGGAGGAGGTCTTGGTGAGGGATGTGTTGTATGCTTGTCAGGGAATAGATGGGAAGTATGTGAAGTTCGGTACGGTAGTGGATGGTTATATCTTGTCGGATTTGGTTAAGGTCCCGAGAGCGACCAGGACCATGGTTAGGAAGCTTTGTGAATTGGGTTGGTTGTTTAGGAAGGTCAAGGGTTACATCTCGGAGTGTATGGATCGGTTTCCTGCTGAAGATGTGGGGACTGTTGGGCAGGCATTTTGCGCGGCATTGCAGGATGAATTGTCGGAGTACTACAAGTTGCTAGCGGTGCTTGAAGCTCAGTCAATGAATCCGATTCCTCTGGTCTCGGAGACGGCCAGTTCAGACAATTATCTTTCTCTGAGGAGATTATCCGTATGGCTTGCGGAGCCAATGGTGAAAATGAGGCTGATGGCAGTTTTGGTTGATAAGTGTAGGGTCCTGAGAGGGGGGGCAATGGCTGGGGCTATTCATTTGCATGCACAGCATGGTGACCCGCTCGTGCATGAGTTTATGAGGTGTCTACTAAGGCGAGTTTGTTCTCCTCTTTTCGAAATGGTGAGGAGTTGGGTCTTAGAAGGAGAGTTGGAAGACAATTTTGCCGAACTCTTCATCGTGGGTCAGCCCGTAAAAGCTGAGTCTCTTTGGAGGGAAGGTTACCGGCTTCATGCTGGGATGCTCCCTTCTTTCATATCCCCTTCTCTTGCACAGCGTATTTTAAGGACTGGAAAGTCAATAAACTTTCTTCGTGTCTGCTGTGAGGACCGTGGTTGGGCTGATGCCGCCACAGAAGCCGCATCTGCTGCCGGGACCACAACGAGAAGAGGGAGTCTAGGTTATGGTGAAACTGAAGCCCTTGAATCTTTGGTTGATGAAGCAGCTAAGAGAATAGATAAGCACTTGTTAGATGTTATGTACAATAGATACAAGTTTAAGGAACATTGTCTTGCAATTAAGCAGTATCTGCTTCTTGGGCAAGGCGATTTTGTTCAATATCTCATGGACATTGTGTGGCCTGAACTTTCTGAGCCTGCTAACACAATTAGCTCGTTCAAGCTTGCTGGATTGCTGGAAAGTGCAGTCAGATCTTCTAATGCTCAGTATGATGATCCTGAAATATTAGATAGGTTACGGGTCAAGATGATGCCTCATGGCAGTGGAGATAGGGGTTGGGATGTCTTCTCATTACACTATGATCCTAGGGTCCCATTAGATACTATCTTTACAGAGTCAGTAATGGCAAaatatttgaagatttttaaTTTCCTATGGAAGCTTAGACGCGTGGAACACGCACTTATTGGTGCTTGGAAGACCATGAAACCAAACTGTATCACTTCCCGCGCCTTCTTGAAGCTGCAGCGTGCAGTTAAGTTGCAGCTTCTTTCAACATTGAGGAGATGCCAGGTTCTCTGGAATGAGATGAACCATTTTGTTACAAATCTGCAATACTATATTATGTTTGAAGTCTTGGAGGTCTCATGGTCTAATTTCTCCAATGAAATAGAAGCAGCCAAGGATCTCGATGATCTACTCGCAGCTCACGACAAGTACCTCACTTCAATTGTGGAGAAATCACTTCTTGGTGAACGGTCTCAAACACTTCACAAGTCACTTTTTGTGTTGTTTGACCTCATATTGCGATTTCGAAGTCATGCTGATAGGCTATATGAAGGCATATATGAACTGCAAGCCAG GACTGGGAATTCTTCCTTACCTTCGCGAGACAAAAGCAAGACGAGAAAGCAAAAGAACGATCAATCTTCAGAACCTGGTTCATTGATTACTGATGGAAGGAAGGCCCTAACTCAGCGTGCAGGTGATTTTCTGCAGAATATGCGGCAGGATTTGgatgcaatttcaaaagaatacaCATCATTGCTTGAGGGTTTCTTGTCTCAGTTGCCTCTTCAGCAGCATGTTGATCTTAAGTTCCTTATGTTCCGCCTTGACTTCACTGAGTTCTACAGCTGGTCGGGACTTAGTAAATGA